DNA sequence from the Veillonellaceae bacterium genome:
TCGCTTAACAGTGCTATATAGTTTTATGGGGATATTTACAAGCCCAAAACTAATTGAACCGCTCCACATCGGCCTTGGCATTACCATACCTCCTTGCTAATCTAGGTCTCACGGATTACTGATAGAGGATCCTTATCTGTACGTAAGCCCTTATATGACGGATGACGCAAAGTGTTGCCAGCCGTCCATTCAGTAAACTCGAATTCGGCTATTAAGCGTGGCTCGACGAAAATGGCATCTTTAACAGGGATTTTTGCTGCGAATGGACTTAAATCGCATTTAAGTTTGGTCAATAAACTGCCTAATTTATCGAGTTCGGCAGTTGAAAATCCTGTTCCAACTTTACCCGCATAGATAAGTTTATGCCGCTGGTCAATTCTTGTTTTATGGTCAGGTGAGGTGTCATAGTACCCGACAATAAGAGCGCCAATTCGGCCGACGCGGCTGCCCTTGCCTGGCACCCAGCCGCCAATAACTAACTCCTGTCGTTTATGATTCTTTATTTTAAGCCAATCATCAGTGCGCTTTCCGGGAAGATATATACTATTGAGCCGTTTAGCAATTATACCTTCTAAACCAAGCTGTTTAGTGGCAGCGAGAAAGCTGGACCCATTACCAGTGCTGTATGTAGATGTCTGCCAAAATGGGCCGGACAAACTAAGGTTAGTTAATACTTTACGTCGGTCGATAAAAGAATTGTTGAGCAGTACCTTATTTCCGTGCTTAAGGACATCAAAAATTATGTAAGTTACTGGAACTTCGCGTAGTTTATTTTGAATGATGTTATGAGAGGATAAACCCATTCGTGACTGCAGTAATTCAAACGATGGACGTCCAGTCGAATCTAAAGTAACTATTTCACCATCAAGTATAGTGCCATCGGTAAGCCAGTCTTTTAATTGCTCCAGTTCAGGATATTGCGCAGTAATGTCCCGAAGATTCCGACTGGACAGCATGATTCGGCCTTGTGTTGCATATAAGATAGTTCTGATGCCGTCCCACTTAATCTCATAAGCATACTCACTGTCAGCTTGCGGCAAAGAGGACGGTTTAGCCAGCATGGGTTTTATCAGTTCCATATTTTTTCCTCCCGTAATCATAGTATTTGAAACAAATCTACAATTATTAATTTATGACTATGGGAATAGATAGTAAAAAGCCCATCTGCAATTATTTCGGCAGATGGGCTTACAATAGCATATATCAAATTATGAAGATTAGAATCTTTTATTGGCTTGAAAGCAATCACGGCAATAAACTGGCTTGCTTTCGATTGGGCGGAACGGAACTTGGGTCTGAACGCCGCAGGCGCTGCAAACAGCATCAAACATTTCGCGCTGTTGACGGAAACCGCTATTTTGTCTGCTGTTGTTTCCGCCGTTGCGGGCTTTTCTGGCAGCACGGCAGTCAGCACAGCGGGAAGGATCATTTTGGAAGCCTTTTTCAGCATAAAATTCCTGTTCTGCTGAAGTAAAGACAAAATTTACTCCACATTCTTTACACGATAGTTCTTTGTCCTGGTAGGTCATTAGTAACCAACCTCCTCGAAAATATTACGCAAACAATTGCTGGTCGGTTGGTTAAAATGTACCTAGAGCGAACCAAATCAATTATTGTCGTTATATCATCATACTCTGGCAAGCTTTAGCTTGTCAAGACTTAGGCAATAGCTCCTCAAGCTCGTCGAGCATGGCTGAAAATTTGTTTAGCGTTATCTCTATTGGCTTGGGCGAGGACATATCGACTCCGGCTTTTTTTAGAATATTAAGCGAATAATCAGAGCCGCCGCTCTTTAAAAACTCAATATAGCGCTGTTGGGCAGGCTCGCCTTCAGTTAGCATTTTCTCGGCAAGCGTTGTTGCAGCAGAGTAACCGGTTACATACTGATAGACGTAGAAATGCCAGTAAAAGTGGGGGATTCTGGCCCATTCTACAGCAATTTCATCATCGACTACAATGGTTGGGCCGTAATATTTAACATTAAGGTCGCGCCACATAGTATCCAACATATCAGCTGTAATTGTTTCGCCGTTTTCAGCCTTCTGATATAGTAACTTCTCAAATTCTGCAAACATGGTCTGCCGATATACGGTAGCGCGGACAAGTTCAAGATACTGGTTAATTAAATACAAGCGTTTTTGCTTATCTTGGGTTGTCTTTAACATGTGATCAAGCAGCAGCACTTCATTGGTCGTCGAAGCTACTTCAGCGCAAAA
Encoded proteins:
- a CDS encoding DNA ligase, which codes for MELIKPMLAKPSSLPQADSEYAYEIKWDGIRTILYATQGRIMLSSRNLRDITAQYPELEQLKDWLTDGTILDGEIVTLDSTGRPSFELLQSRMGLSSHNIIQNKLREVPVTYIIFDVLKHGNKVLLNNSFIDRRKVLTNLSLSGPFWQTSTYSTGNGSSFLAATKQLGLEGIIAKRLNSIYLPGKRTDDWLKIKNHKRQELVIGGWVPGKGSRVGRIGALIVGYYDTSPDHKTRIDQRHKLIYAGKVGTGFSTAELDKLGSLLTKLKCDLSPFAAKIPVKDAIFVEPRLIAEFEFTEWTAGNTLRHPSYKGLRTDKDPLSVIRET
- a CDS encoding zinc-binding protein, with the protein product MTYQDKELSCKECGVNFVFTSAEQEFYAEKGFQNDPSRCADCRAARKARNGGNNSRQNSGFRQQREMFDAVCSACGVQTQVPFRPIESKPVYCRDCFQANKRF